Genomic window (Bacillus marinisedimentorum):
ACGCAGGGCCAATTTTAAGAAAGATAATGGCCACCTGTGACTTTGTCTTCGTTTTAGGTGTGATAGTCGGCTTTTGGGCATGAATTCGGCGGTATTGCGCGTGAAAAACATATCACTCGGCGTGAAAGAACCGGGAATCCGCGTGAAAGTGCATCCCCTTGACCGCGGCTGTTCGTGAACGGCGTGAAATGCTCTTGGTATGGCGCGAAAGGACAGGCATCCGGCGTGAAATATGCCAACATGAAAGAAGAACAAATTGTTTTTTTATAAAATCAGACAAATCCGCCAGGTCTCCATCCAAAAAGGGGGTTCCTGTGATTACGTACATGAGTAAACAGCTGGCTTTTTGCCGCGGGCTTGCTTTATTCAGTGAACGGTCGTGCGAATTTCCATCCTGGGGAACTCAGTTCGTGCTGTCCATATCGGGATGCAGATCAATCGAAGCGTGAAAACAGGGAGGTTCGGCGTGAAAGTGAGGATGTACGGCGTGAAATAGTCACAACGGCGTGAAAGTCAGGCTGTTGGGCATGAATTCGGCGGTATTGCGCGTGAAAAACATATCATTCGGCGTGAAAGAACCGGGAATCCGCGTGAAAGTGCACCCCTTGACCGCGGCTGTTCGTGAAGGGCGTGAAATGCTCTTGGTATGGCGCGAAAGGACAGTCATCCGGCGTGAAATATGCCAACATGAAAGAAGAGCAAATTGTTTTTTTTTATAAAATCAGTCAAATCCGCCAGGTCTCCATCTATACAAGGGACTTCCCGTGATACCGCAACTGAGTAAATAGCTGGTTTTTGGCCCTCGGCTTGCTTTATACGGTGAATGGACGGCTGTCCGCCTTAAAAAACATCTTCCTGCGGGTACCGCTTATGCTTACACCGCTAAACGGACTCCCTGCGCTTTTCTTACACTTCTCGTGTGGCTGAACACGAGTTCCCGGGCGAAAACTCCCTTATTTTTCGCAGTCTGCGCGCAAAATCACTCCTTTTGACTAGAAAAAGTTACATGGGTTATGACGGCAAAATATATCCACAATAATAACACCATGTTTGTGAAGGGGGCAGAAGATGACTACCTTTACCCATTTAAAAAATGAATTGCTGCTTGCAAAATACGAGTTGGAACAACAGCTTACCGGATATAGCAGGGCAGACAGCACCGGTGGTTTATTGGTCGTTGACGATGAGAAAAAACAATTCATCCGGAAGCAAATCGAACAGGAGCTCTGTGACGTGGAGGCGGCACTTGCCAAATTTGACAATGAAACATATGGCTTTTGTGAAAACAGCGGCAAAAAAATTCCGCAATGGCAACTGGAAATCCAGCCTGCTGCCCGGTGTGCTGATGAGCCGCCCGCCCTTTATATTGCCCATTTGAAAACAGAATAAAGCGGGGCCTTGCGCCTGAATTTGAATCAATTAAAGCACTGGAAAAACGGTAAATATATGAAGACCATTGCCGAGGGGTGCGCCGACAGATTGTTTAACGGAGGAACGTGTGCTAAAATGCAATGGTACAGTTGTTCGCCCGCCGGCACATTTTCTGAATGGAGGCACTCCAGTGTTATATTATTTCATTGCATTTATTACGGTCATCATTGACCAGGTGACAAAGTGGCTGGTTGTCACAAACATGGAATTAGGCCAGCGTATCACCCTTATAGATGGTTTTCTGTATTTTACTTCTCACCGCAACAGGGGGGCAGCGTGGGGAATATTGCAAAACCAGATGTGGTTCTTTTATATCATCACAGTAATTGTCGTCGTGGCTGTCATTTATTATATGGAAAAGCATGCGAGCGGCAAACGGCTTGAACAGTGGGCATTCACCCTTATATTAGGCGGGGCAGTCGGTAACTTCATCGACAGGTTGTTCCGCAAAGAAGTGGTTGATTTCATTGATGTGCATATTTTTACATATGATTATCCGATCTTCAATGTCGCAGATTCCGCACTTGTAATCGGCGTGGCGCTGTTTTTTATTTATGCGCTTTTTTATGAAGGAAAAGAGAAGAAGGAGGCCTGAAATGGAAGCAGAAGTTTATTCGTTAACCGCAGGGCCTGAACACGAAAATACAAGAATTGATAAACTGGTCACCGATCAGGAAAGCGATTGGTCGCGGTCCCAGGTGCAGCAGTGGATAAAAGACGGCCTGGTGCTTGTTAACGATAAAGCCGTCAAAGGAAACTACAAAACCAGGTGTGGCGATCAAATCCGGATTACCGTTCCTGAACCCGAAGAGGTCAACGTGCTTCCTGAAGCAATAGAACTTGATGTCCGATATGAAGATCAAGATGTAATTGTTGTGAACAAATCGCGCGGCATGGTCGTCCATCCTGGGCCAGGGCATTCGTCCGGGACGCTTGTGAATGCGCTTCTCCATCATTGTGAGGATCTTTCCGGCATCAATGGGGAGCTGAGGCCGGGGATTGTCCATCGGATCGATATGGATACATCGGGTTTGATCATAGTCGCCAAAAATGATGCGGCACACCAGCACCTTGCCCGCCAGCTCTCAGAGAAGACCGTCACGAGGAAGTATAAAGCGATCGCTCACGGGGTTGTCAGCCATGATAAAGGTACAATCGATGCACCGCTCGGCCGAGACAAAAACGACAGGAAAAAGATGACAGTTACAGATGAAAACAGCCGGAATGCTGTCACACATTTCGAGGTGCTGGAACGGTTCCAGAATTATACGTATGTGGAATGCGTACTGGAAACAGGGCGGACTCACCAGATCAGGGTCCATATGAAATATATCGGCCATCCGCTTGCAGGGGATCCTAAATATGGACCGAAAAAGACGCTGCCGATTGAAGGACAGGCACTCCATGCTGAGGTTCTCGGATTCATTCATCCGCGGACAGGCGAATATGTAGAACTTCAAGCGGAACTTCCGGAGGATATGGAGAAATTGCTCGAACGGCTGCGCAAAACGAGTTGACATATCCGTTTAATTTTGTGATAATTACATTTGAAAACAAAATGAACCTTTAAGACAGTCCCGTGAGGCTGAGAAGGACCCGGTTCGGATGACAGGCTGCATGTCCCCTGCATCCATTTATTATGACAGAACCCGCAATCCTCCTGCCTTGCTGCTGGGGGATTTTTTAATGGAGGTGAAGGACAGTTGAACCAAAAAGCAGTGGTATTGGATGAACAGGCAATTCGCCGGGCCCTGACGAGAATTGCCCACGAAATTATTGAACATAATAAAGGAATTGAGGATTGTATCCTCGTCGGAATCAAAACCCGCGGCATATACATTGCTAACAGGTTAGCCGAGAGGATTGAACAAATCGAAGGGAAAAGCATACCTGTCGGGGAAGTCGATATTACGCTATACCGTGACGACTTAAGTAAAAAGAATGAAAGCAAAGACCCGGAATTGCACGGTACGAAAATACATGAAGACATTTTTGACAAGAAAGTGATTCTCGTAGATGACGTTCTTTACACAGGGAGGACGGTCAGGGCGGCGATGGATGCGGTCATGGATATCGGCCGGCCGGCCCAGATTCAGTTGGCGGTCCTTGTTGACAGAGGTCACCGGGAACTGCCGATAAGGCCTGACTATATCGGGAAAAACATTCCGACATCAAACTCAGAAATCATCATGGTGAAAATGACTGAGGTCGATGAGCTCGATCAAGTCAGCATATATGAACGTGACTAACCCTTTTAATTAAGTCCCGAGAGGCTTGGAAGGGGGCAGGATACGACGAAGCAGAATATCTGCGGAACACACGGCTGGTCCGTACGCAGTCTGTTGCTGTATCTTTAGCCTCTTTGCGCCTCTCGCAAAGAGGCTTTTCTTTTATCCGAAAATACTATATTCCGGGGAGGAATTATGCATGGAAAAAAATAATATCAAAATGGATGTCAGAGAGGTTCCAAAACTGCATGAGTGGCTGACGTTGAGCCTGCAGCACTTATTCGCGATGTTCGGTGCGACGGTGCTTGTGCCTTTCCTTACAGGATTAAGCCCGGCGGTAGCCCTCATTTCCAGCGGGCTCGGTACACTATCATACTTGCTGATCACAAAAGGGCGCATACCTGCATATCTAGGTTCGTCGTTTGCATTCATCGGTCCGATTATCGCGGCTTCTGCGGCAGGCGGCCCTGAAGCAGCTATGATCGGAAGCTTTATGGCAGGGCTGGTGTACGGAATTGTCGCTGTTCTTATAAAAATGCTGGGGCTGCGCTGGCTGCTTCACCTGCTTCCGCCGGTCGTTGTCGGCCCCGTCATTATTGTCATCGGGCTTGGCCTCGCAAGTGTCGCAATCGACATGGCCATGTATGTACCCGGAACAGAGGACTACAGCCTGACCCACTTTTCAGTAGCGCTTGTCACGCTTGCCATCACAGTAATCGGCTCGATTTTCTTCCGCGGTTTTTTCGGGCTGATTCCAATTCTAATAGGTATTATCGGCGGCTATACATTTGCATATATCATGGGGCTTGTTGATCTGGCAGCCGTCAAAGAAGCAGCCTGGCTGCAGGCACCGGAGTTCATCATTCCATTTATCACGTACTCGCCGGCTGAAGTTTTCAGCTGGGAAATTGGATTGATCATCGTTCCGGTGGCTATCGTTACAATTGCGGAACACATCGGCGACCAGATGGTTCTGAGCAAGATAGCCGGAAGAAACTTCCTTACGAAACCGGGCTTGCATCGATCGATTCTTGGTGACGGTGTTGCAACAATGATTGCTTCATTCATCGGCGGCCCGCCAAATACGACGTACGGTGAAAATATTGGTGTTCTGGCCATCACAAGAGTGTTCAGCGTCTTTGTCATCGGCGGTGCAGCTGCTTCAGCAATCATGTTCGGATTTATTGGAAAGATTTCAGCCCTGATTGAGTCTATCCCAACAGCTGTCATGGGAGGCGTTTCAATCCTCCTGTTCGGTATCATCGCCTCATCCGGTCTTCGGATGCTCATTGATAACCGGGTCGACCTCGGCGAGAAGAGAAATCTTGTCATCTCATCCGTCATTCTTGTGATCGGCGTCGGCGGAGCGTTCGTCCAGCTGTCTGATAATCTGCAAATTGCCGGAATGGCGCTGGCTGCCATTACTGGTGTCATTCTAAATCTTGTCCTGCCTGGCAAGGAAAGCGCCCAGGGAGATATGAGAATGTTTGAGAGAGAGGCAGACGGAAAAGAGGAAGTTGCATAAAAATACATCTTTAATTGAAGTCCGGAGAGGCTTTAAAGGTGTGGATAAAGGAAAGTTACATCTTCCGCACCCCGTATATGAAGAACGGGGCGCTTTTTTAAAAAATAGAACTTTTAAAGGGGATGGTGTAAAAATGTATAATTTATTAACAATGATGGATTTAAATACAGATGAAATCATGGTAATGTTAAAAGAAGCACAACATTTTGCCGAAGGCGGTGTATGGACTCCGGATGATAAACGGTTCGTTGCCAATCTTTTTTTTGAACCGAGCACGCGGACGCGTTTCAGTTTCGAGGTTGCGGAAAAGAAACTGGGACTTGAAGTGCTGAATTTCGAAGCAGGATCATCCAGTGTACAAAAGGGAGAAACTTTGTATGACACGGTACAGACCATGGCTGCAATCGGAGCTGATGCAGCAGTCATCCGCCATCCCCGGGACAGTTATTTCGAAGAGCTGGCAGGCAAGGTTGATATTCCGATTATCAATGCCGGTGACGGATGCGGAAACCATCCGACACAATCCCTCCTTGATTTATTGACCATTTACCAGGAATTTGGCCGGTTTTCAGGTCTGAATGTTGTGATAGCTGGCGATATCCGCCATAGCAGAGTTGCAAGATCGAACGAAGAAATCTTGAATCGTCTTGGTGCAAATGTATATTTTTCCGCACCCGGCCAGTGGCAGTCACATGTGTCCGCTCCCGGCCAGTACATTCCCATGGATGAAGCAGTGGAAAAGGCTGATGTCATGATGCTTCTCCGCATTCAGCATGAACGCCACCAATTAAAGGCAGTCCACTCATCTGAGGAATACCACCTGCAATACGGCCTCACGGCAGACCGTGCCAAACGGATGAAGCGGGAGAGCATCATTATGCATCCAGCACCTGTCAATAGAGGTGTTGAAATAGCAGATGAGCTTGTTGAAAGCAAACAGTCGCGAATTTTCAAGCAAATGAAAAACGGCGTATATGTCAGAATGGCTGTATTGAAGCGGGCGTTACAAATGAAGGGGGACTATGCACATGGATACTATCTTGAAAAATGTTAACGTACTGAATGAAGACGGAAAGCTGATGAAGCAAGATATCCGCATCGCTTCCGGCCGGATAGAAAAAATCGCTGAGACAATTGAACCTTCAGGAAGTGAAGAAGTTAAAGATGCCGGAGGCCTGTTTGCGGCACCGGGACTTGTCGACCTCCATGTCCATTTGCGGGAACCAGGCGGGGAAAAGAAAGAAACGATTGCGAGCGGAACCAGAGCTGCTGCACTTGGCGGTTTCACCACTATCGCCGCTATGCCGAACACAAGGCCGGTGCCGGATCATCCTGACAGGCTGGATTGGCTTAACAGGCGCATACAGGAGACAGCAGCAGTCCGCGTTCTCCCATATGCATCCATTACTGTACGGGAAGCAGGAAAGGAACTGACCGACTTTTCGGCCCTCTCGGAAAAAGGAGCGTTCGCTTTTACGGATGATGGTGTAGGCGTGCAGTCAGCCGGAATGATGCTTTCCGCAATGAAGAAGGCTGCATCGCTCGGAAAGGCGATTGTCGCCCACTGTGAAGATGACACGCTGAAAAACAACGGTGCGGTCCACGATGGACGTTTTGCTGAAAAACACCAGCTGCGGGGGATCCCGTCTGTTGCAGAATCAGTCCATATCGCAAGAGACGTGCTGCTTGCAGAAGCTTCAGGCTGCCATTATCACGTTTGCCATATAAGCACGAAAGAATCTGTCAGGGTCGTCCGTGACGCCAAGCGGGCAGGCATCCGGGTGACAGCGGAAGTCACGCCGCACCATTTGCTTCTGTCAGAAGATGACATCCCCGGACTTGATTCTAATTTCAAAATGAATCCCCCTTTGAGAAGCAGGGAGGATAAGGAGGCTCTGCTTCAAGGGCTGAAGGATGGAACAATCGATTTTATTGCTACGGACCATGCTCCCCACACCGAAGCTGAAAAAGCGGAAGGAATGGAACTGGCGCCGTTTGGGATTACCGGGCTGGAGACAGCTTTTCCTCTTTTGTATACCTATCTTGTGGAAACAGGGGAAATCAGCTTGAAGGAACTGGTCGAATATCTGACAGTGAAACCATCTGGCACCTTCGGACTGCCTTACGGCACACTGGAAGCCGGTAAGCCGGCAGATATCGTTTTAATCGATTTGGATCATGAAAAAGTGATTGATCCGGAACGTTTCGCATCGAAAGGAAAAAACACACCGTTTGGAGGCTGGAAATGCAAAGGCTGGCCAGCCGTCACATATGTTAATGGGAAACTTGTCTGGGAGAAAGGAAGTGTGCCTGAATGAAACGGCAGCTTATTTTAGAAGATGGATCAGTATTTATCGGAGAAGGTTTTGGAAGCCTTGAGGAAAAAGAAGGGGAAGTCGTTTTCAATACAGGCATGACAGGCTATCAGGAAATCCTGACCGACCCTTCATACTGCGGGCAAATAGTGACGCTGACCTATCCGCTTATCGGAAACTACGGGGTCAACAGGGATGACTTTGAAACGATAAAACCGGCAGTTCACGGGCTAATTGTAAAAGAAGCGGCCGAGTACCCTTCAAATTGGCGGTCAAAAGAACCGATCGGACAATTTTTAAAGGAAAGAGGGATTCCGGCTATCAGCGGCATTGATACACGAAAATTGACAAGAATCATTCGGGAACACGGAACATTGAAAGGCAAAATCTGTTCTATGGATAGTGATCCGGCTGCAGTGGCCGCTGAACTGCGCGCGAAAGACATGCCTCGGAACCAGGTTGAAAAAGTTTCAGCAAAGGATCCGTACCCGAGTCCAGGAACTGGATACCGGGTGGTTCTGGTCGATTTCGGGATGAAACACGGTATTCTGAGGGAACTTAACCAGCGCGGTTTTGATGTCGTCGTTGTGCCTTATAATACGACTGCTGAGGAAATTCTGAGGCTTCATCCTGACGGGATCATGCTGTCAAATGGACCAGGGGATCCGAAAGATGTCCCGGAAGCAGCTGAAATGATACAGGCGCTGCTCGGCAAAGTGCCGATTTTCGGCATTTGCCTTGGCCATCAGCTGTTTGCCCTGGCGTGCGGCGCCAATACAAAGAAAATGAAGTTCGGGCACCGCGGCGCGAATCATCCGGTCGTCGATCTTCAGACAGGAAAAGTTGCCCTCACATCTCAAAATCACGGCTATACCGTAACAGGTGATTCAGTGGATCAGACGGAGCTGATTGTAACCCACAAGGCGCTTAATGATGAAACGATTGAAGGCTTGCGCCATATACGGTATCCGGCTTTCACGGTTCAATACCATCCTGAAGCATCGCCCGGGCCGCATGATGCCAATCAGCTATTTGAAGACTTTCTCAGCATGATCGAAACGGAACAGAAGAAAGGGGAACAGACATGCCAAAGCGTAAAGATATAAACAAAATACTAGTGATCGGTTCAGGACCAATCATCATTGGCCAGGCGGCTGAGTTTGATTACGCCGGGACACAGGCATGCCAGGCTCTTAAAGAAGAAGGATATGAAGTCATTCTTGTCAATTCGAATCCGGCAACAATCATGACAGATACAAATATTGCCGACCGTGTCTATATTGAGCCGCTTACCCTTGATTTTGTCAGCAGGATCATCCGGAAAGAGCGACCTGATGCCCTTGTGCCGACACTAGGCGGACAAACCGGCCTGAACATGGCTGTCGAGCTTCATGAATCGGGTGTTCTTGAAGAGTGCGGAGTGGAAATACTGGGCACGAAATTATCGGCAATCCAAAAAGCGGAAGACCGCGAAGCGTTCCGCCAGCTTATGGGTGACCTCAACCAGCCGGTTCCGGAAAGTGAAATCATCCATTCGATCCCTGAAGCTTATGATTTCGTCGGCAAAGTCGGCTACCCGATCATCGTGCGGCCGGCATATACACTCGGCGGCACTGGAGGGGGGATTTGTAAAAATGATGAGGAACTTGAGGAAATCGTCGCGAGCGGCTTGAAAAACAGTCCGGTCAATCAGTGCCTGCTCGAAAAAAGCATTGCCGGGTATAAAGAAATTGAATATGAAGTTATGAGGGACAAAGACGATAATGCCATTGTTGTCTGTAATATGGAAAATATCGATCCTGTCGGTGTCCATACCGGTGACTCCATTGTTGTAGCGCCGAGCCAGACGCTCAGTGACAGGGAATACCAGCTCCTCCGCAATGTTTCGTTAACCATTATCAGGGCGCTTGAAATAGAGGGCGGGTGCAACGTGCAGCTTGCCCTTGATCCTGACAGTTTCGACTACTACGTCATTGAAGTGAATCCGAGGGTCAGCCGTTCGTCTGCACTGGCATCGAAAGCGACCGGTTATCCAATTGCCAAGCTGGCAGCCAAAATCGCTGTCGGCCTGACGCTAGCGGAGATGAAGAACCCGGTCACTGGTAAAACGGTCGCCTGTTTTGAACCGGCCCTTGATTATGTCGTAACGAAGATTCCGCGCTGGCCTTTCGATAAATTTGAATCAGCCAACCGGAAACTCGGCACCCAGATGAAGGCAACCGGTGAAGTGATGGCGATTGGCCGCAATTTTGAAGAGTCACTTTTAAAAGCGGTAAGATCTCTTGAAACAGGTGTGTATGACCTTGTGATGGAAGGAACTTCTGAACTGACGGATCAGGAAATCGAGGCAAGGATACGCACTGCTGACGATTCCCGCCTGTTTATCGTCGCAGAAGCATTCCGGAGGGGCTTTGACATTGAAACAATCTGGTCCTGGAGCAAAATCGACCGATTTTTTCTTCATAAAATCAGCAAGCTTGTCAGCATGGAAAACGAGCTCCGCGCCAATCCGGGCAATGCAAGTGTTTTGGATAAAGCGAAACACAGCGGGTACAGTGACAAGGGGATTGCCGGCCTGTGGGGAATGGACGAAGAGGAAGTGTACAAAATCCGTAAAGAAAGCGGCTTAATGCCGGTTTATAAAATGGTTGATACCTGTGCGGCGGAATTTGAGTCCCTGACCCCTTACTTTTATGGTACGTATGAAGAGGAGAACGAATCGGGGAAAACCGATAAGGAAAGCGTGCTGGTCCTCGGCTCAGGCCCGATAAGGATTGGCCAGGGGATCGAGTTTGACTATGCGACTGTTCATTCGGTCTGGGCGATAAAAGAAGCCGGTTATGAAGCGATTATCATCAACAATAACCCGGAAACCGTTTCGACCGACTTCAGCGTCTCCGACAAGCTGTATTTCGAGCCGCTTACAATCGAAGACGTCATGCATGTCATCGAAATTGAACAGCCGGCCGGCGTCGTCGTCCAGTTCGGAGGTCAAACGGCCATCAATCTGGCAGACGGTCTTGCCAGACGGGGAGTGAAAATCCTTGGCACGTCGCTTGAGAACATGGACCGTGCGGAAGACAGGGACAAGTTCGAACAGGCGCTTCTTGCACTGAACGTTCCCCAGCCGCTTGGCAAGACTGCGGTATCCGTCGAAGAAGCGGTTGCCATCGCGGAAGACATCGGGTATCCGGTTCTCGTCCGCCCATCTTATGTCCTTGGGGGCAGGGCGATGGAAATCGTCGACAGGAAGGAAGAGCTGCTGCGCTACATGGCAAACGCCGTCAAAGTCAGCCCTGCCCATCCGGTTCTCATCGACCGTTATATGATAGGCAAGGAAATCGAAGTCGATGCAGTATCTGACGGAGAAAATGTCCTCATTCCAGGAATCATGGAACATATCGAAAGGGCAGGGGTCCACTCCGGTGATTCAATTGCAGTTTATCCGCCGCAAAGCCTGACAGATGAAATCAAAAGCCAGATCATTGACTATACAACCTCTATCGCGCGCGGACTTGATATCAAAGGCCTTTTGAACATCCAATTTGTTGTCTATCAGAATCGGGCGTATGTGCTGGAAGTCAATCCGCGTTCAAGCAGGACGGTTCCATTCCTGAGTAAAATTACCGGAATCCCGATGGCGAATCTCGCGGCAAAAATTATTCTTGGCAAAACCCTGATCGAACTCGGTTATGCCGGGGGCTATCATCCTGAACCTGCCGACGTGTTTGTGAAAGTTCCTGTTTTCTCCTTTGCAAAATTGCGGAGAGTGGATATTACACTCGGACCTGAAATGAAATCAACAGGAGAAGTGATGGGGCGCGACCGGACGCTTGAAAAGGCACTGTATAAAGGCTTGATTGCTTCCGGCATCGACATTCCGACTTATGGTTCTGTTCTCTTCACAGTTGCTGATAAAGATAAAGAAGAAGCGCTGCCGCTTGTTGAGCGTTTTTATAAGATCGGTTACCAGATTCTTGCGACAGAAGGAACGGCAAGTCACATCCAGGAAGCAGGCATTCCGGTCACGGTTGTCAATAAAATCGGTGCACCGAGCCAAAACCTTTTGGATATCATCAGGCAGGGCGGCACTCAGTTTGTCGTCAATACACTCACGAAAGGGAAGCAGCCGGCACGTGACGGCTTCCGCATCCGCCGGGAATCTGTCGAAAATGGCATTGCCTGCCTGACATCACTCGATACGGCCGAAGCGATTTTGCGAGTCCTCGAATCGATGACTTTTTCTGCAGAATCCATTCATCTATTGGAACGAAATGAGGTCATGGGAGTATGAAAAGGACGGAAAGAATGAAGGTTGTTTCTCAAAAACTCATTGCTGAAGACATTTATGAACTGGTGCTTACCGGTACACTTGTAGAAGAGATGGGTGAACCCGGGCAGTTTGTGCACATCAAAGTGAGCGACGGTAACGATCCGCTGTTGAGGAGACCGATCAGCATTTGTGACATCGACCATGAGGCACAAACATTTACGGTGGTTTACCGGAAAGAGGGGAGAGGGACAGCCGTTCTTTCCGAAAAAAAGCAGGGAGCGGAAGTGGACGTGCTCGGACCGCTGGGCAATGGATTCCCGGCGGCTGCAACAGACGGAGGGCAGACAGCCCTTCTTGTCGGAGGCGGAATCGGCGTACCGCCGCTCTACTATCTTTCTAAAAAACTGAAGAAGCTCGGTGTGAAGGTCATTCATGTTCTCGGCTTCAAGACGGAAGGCGCAGTATTTTATGAAAAGGAATTCAACGCTCTCGGAATGACACATATCACGACAGAGGACGGCAGTTTTGGAACAAAAGGATTTGTCACTGATGTCATCGAAAAGGAAAACCTTTTATTCGATACGATGTACGCTTGCGGCCCAACTGCCATGCTTAAGGCGGTCAGCAGCGGGAAATCGGACAGCAGCGTCTTTATCTCTCTTGAAGAAAGAATGGGATGCGGAATTGGCGCCTGTTTTGCCTGCGTGTGCCACACAGCGGATGATCCTGATGGGTTTTCATATAAGAAGGTTTGCAGTGACGGACCGGTATTCCGTGCAGGAGAGGTGGTGCTTCCATGAATCGTTTAAGTGTCGATCTGCCGGGGCTTCAACTTAAAAATCCGGTGATGCCGGCATCAGGCTGTTTCGGCTTCGGGAAGGAATTTGCAGAGTTCTTTGATCTTTCTGTGCTCGGGGCTATCATGATCAAAGCGACCACAGAAGAGCCCCGCTTCGGCAATCCGACACCAAGGGTGGCGGAAACACCGGGCGGGATGCTGAACGCAATCGGCCTTCAAAATCCCGGTCTCATAAAAGTGATGGAAGAAGAGCTGCCGTGGCTCGAACAGTTCAATGTACCAATCATCGCAAACGTAGCAGGTTCACAGGTAAAAGATTATGTAAAGGTGGCTGAAACCGTTTCGGCAGCTCCGAACGTAGCTGCACTGGAGCTTAATATTTCCTGTCCGAATGTAAAGCAGGGAGGCATCACGTTCGGAACGATCCCTGCCGTGGCGGCGGAACTGACAGCAAAAGTTAAGGAAGTATCCGCCGTTCCCGTATACGTGAAGCTGTCGCCAAATGTGACCGATATCGTCGAAATGGCCAAAGCGGTCGAACAGGCGGGGGCCGACGGGA
Coding sequences:
- a CDS encoding TraR/DksA family transcriptional regulator, whose translation is MTTFTHLKNELLLAKYELEQQLTGYSRADSTGGLLVVDDEKKQFIRKQIEQELCDVEAALAKFDNETYGFCENSGKKIPQWQLEIQPAARCADEPPALYIAHLKTE
- the lspA gene encoding signal peptidase II; amino-acid sequence: MLYYFIAFITVIIDQVTKWLVVTNMELGQRITLIDGFLYFTSHRNRGAAWGILQNQMWFFYIITVIVVVAVIYYMEKHASGKRLEQWAFTLILGGAVGNFIDRLFRKEVVDFIDVHIFTYDYPIFNVADSALVIGVALFFIYALFYEGKEKKEA
- a CDS encoding RluA family pseudouridine synthase; this encodes MEAEVYSLTAGPEHENTRIDKLVTDQESDWSRSQVQQWIKDGLVLVNDKAVKGNYKTRCGDQIRITVPEPEEVNVLPEAIELDVRYEDQDVIVVNKSRGMVVHPGPGHSSGTLVNALLHHCEDLSGINGELRPGIVHRIDMDTSGLIIVAKNDAAHQHLARQLSEKTVTRKYKAIAHGVVSHDKGTIDAPLGRDKNDRKKMTVTDENSRNAVTHFEVLERFQNYTYVECVLETGRTHQIRVHMKYIGHPLAGDPKYGPKKTLPIEGQALHAEVLGFIHPRTGEYVELQAELPEDMEKLLERLRKTS
- the pyrR gene encoding bifunctional pyr operon transcriptional regulator/uracil phosphoribosyltransferase PyrR, yielding MNQKAVVLDEQAIRRALTRIAHEIIEHNKGIEDCILVGIKTRGIYIANRLAERIEQIEGKSIPVGEVDITLYRDDLSKKNESKDPELHGTKIHEDIFDKKVILVDDVLYTGRTVRAAMDAVMDIGRPAQIQLAVLVDRGHRELPIRPDYIGKNIPTSNSEIIMVKMTEVDELDQVSIYERD
- a CDS encoding solute carrier family 23 protein, producing MEKNNIKMDVREVPKLHEWLTLSLQHLFAMFGATVLVPFLTGLSPAVALISSGLGTLSYLLITKGRIPAYLGSSFAFIGPIIAASAAGGPEAAMIGSFMAGLVYGIVAVLIKMLGLRWLLHLLPPVVVGPVIIVIGLGLASVAIDMAMYVPGTEDYSLTHFSVALVTLAITVIGSIFFRGFFGLIPILIGIIGGYTFAYIMGLVDLAAVKEAAWLQAPEFIIPFITYSPAEVFSWEIGLIIVPVAIVTIAEHIGDQMVLSKIAGRNFLTKPGLHRSILGDGVATMIASFIGGPPNTTYGENIGVLAITRVFSVFVIGGAAASAIMFGFIGKISALIESIPTAVMGGVSILLFGIIASSGLRMLIDNRVDLGEKRNLVISSVILVIGVGGAFVQLSDNLQIAGMALAAITGVILNLVLPGKESAQGDMRMFEREADGKEEVA
- a CDS encoding aspartate carbamoyltransferase catalytic subunit → MYNLLTMMDLNTDEIMVMLKEAQHFAEGGVWTPDDKRFVANLFFEPSTRTRFSFEVAEKKLGLEVLNFEAGSSSVQKGETLYDTVQTMAAIGADAAVIRHPRDSYFEELAGKVDIPIINAGDGCGNHPTQSLLDLLTIYQEFGRFSGLNVVIAGDIRHSRVARSNEEILNRLGANVYFSAPGQWQSHVSAPGQYIPMDEAVEKADVMMLLRIQHERHQLKAVHSSEEYHLQYGLTADRAKRMKRESIIMHPAPVNRGVEIADELVESKQSRIFKQMKNGVYVRMAVLKRALQMKGDYAHGYYLEKC
- a CDS encoding dihydroorotase codes for the protein MDTILKNVNVLNEDGKLMKQDIRIASGRIEKIAETIEPSGSEEVKDAGGLFAAPGLVDLHVHLREPGGEKKETIASGTRAAALGGFTTIAAMPNTRPVPDHPDRLDWLNRRIQETAAVRVLPYASITVREAGKELTDFSALSEKGAFAFTDDGVGVQSAGMMLSAMKKAASLGKAIVAHCEDDTLKNNGAVHDGRFAEKHQLRGIPSVAESVHIARDVLLAEASGCHYHVCHISTKESVRVVRDAKRAGIRVTAEVTPHHLLLSEDDIPGLDSNFKMNPPLRSREDKEALLQGLKDGTIDFIATDHAPHTEAEKAEGMELAPFGITGLETAFPLLYTYLVETGEISLKELVEYLTVKPSGTFGLPYGTLEAGKPADIVLIDLDHEKVIDPERFASKGKNTPFGGWKCKGWPAVTYVNGKLVWEKGSVPE
- a CDS encoding carbamoyl phosphate synthase small subunit, whose amino-acid sequence is MKRQLILEDGSVFIGEGFGSLEEKEGEVVFNTGMTGYQEILTDPSYCGQIVTLTYPLIGNYGVNRDDFETIKPAVHGLIVKEAAEYPSNWRSKEPIGQFLKERGIPAISGIDTRKLTRIIREHGTLKGKICSMDSDPAAVAAELRAKDMPRNQVEKVSAKDPYPSPGTGYRVVLVDFGMKHGILRELNQRGFDVVVVPYNTTAEEILRLHPDGIMLSNGPGDPKDVPEAAEMIQALLGKVPIFGICLGHQLFALACGANTKKMKFGHRGANHPVVDLQTGKVALTSQNHGYTVTGDSVDQTELIVTHKALNDETIEGLRHIRYPAFTVQYHPEASPGPHDANQLFEDFLSMIETEQKKGEQTCQSVKI